DNA sequence from the Halococcus salsus genome:
GGTGTCGAACTCGCCGTCATCCCACTCGCGTTCGGTGATCGGCATGGTCGTTCGCACGTCGGACCATGTCAGTATAACAGAAGGTAGTCCGGTTATTCGCGGTCGGTGTCACTCCACTCGCAGTCCTGGCACTTCTGGCCGGTGACGAACTCCGCGATCGAGGGCATGTAGCCGACTTCGAGGACGTTGCCGCCGCACTCGGGGCAGTCCCGGTCGGCGTCCGCGATGGGTTCGGCGTCCATCACGTCGTCGCCCTCGATGAGTTCGGCGAGGCGTTTGGGGGTGACCATCCGTCCTTCCACGACGCGGTTTTCGGCCATGTGAGGGGCTGAGGGGCTGGGGCCCTAAACCCTTACAGCCACGGCGCGCGGTCGGGGCCCACGTCCGACTCGTCCGCCGCCGGGTCCGCTGAGTCCGCCGCCGTGTCGTCGTCCGAGCGGTCCTCGTCCGGTTCGTCGCGGCTACGGCCGGGATCGAACGCGAGGAGTGTCGTGACCGCGAGGACGGCGAGCGCGAGCGGGGCGTCGCTGGGGACGAGCCCGAGCACCGAGAGGCCGAGCACGCCGAGCGCGACCGCGCTCCCGAAACGGAAGCGGTCGATGTGCACGGTGTCGTGGAGCCACGGGCTGGCGAGCGCGACCGAGAGCGCGAACGCGACCCCGACGGCCGCCGCGAGCGCGCCGCGGGCCACGAGTTCGAGGTCGGGCGTCACGACGAGGTGGGCGTTCGCGGGGTCGACGCTCGCGACCATGCCGAGGCCGACGATCACCGCGGGGCGGGGGAGGTACTCGCCGACCTGCGCGCTCGCGGTCTTGGCCGCGATCGCGAGGATCACCAGCGCGGCGAAGCGCTCGAAGACCGCGAGGTTCAGTAGGCTCTGTATCGTGGGCGCGAGCGCGGTCTCGACCGCCGCGAGGACGATCACGGGTATGCCGACGACGAGCGTGGTCTTGGCTCGTTCGCGGCGCGAGCCGTCCATCTCCGCGAGGACGACCGCGACCGTGGCGCTCCCGCCGAACACCAGCAAGCCGACTTCGAGGATCCCCGTGATGTCGGCGAGCGCACCCGCCAGTACCAGCGCGGGGAAGATCCCGTCGACGAGCGGGAGCGCGAGAACCGTCGCGAGGAGGCGGGCCGCGCCACCGACCTGTCGCTCGAGGCGGAGCGCGACCGGGTGTTGGGAGTGGCTCACGGGGAGCGATGGCCCTGCCCCGGGACCGACGGGTGGTGTGAGTCACGTCGCAAGGAGGCCCGGCCGTGCCAGGAATCCGTGACTCGCGTCG
Encoded proteins:
- a CDS encoding DUF5795 family protein, encoding MAENRVVEGRMVTPKRLAELIEGDDVMDAEPIADADRDCPECGGNVLEVGYMPSIAEFVTGQKCQDCEWSDTDRE
- a CDS encoding DUF5794 domain-containing protein; this encodes MSHSQHPVALRLERQVGGAARLLATVLALPLVDGIFPALVLAGALADITGILEVGLLVFGGSATVAVVLAEMDGSRRERAKTTLVVGIPVIVLAAVETALAPTIQSLLNLAVFERFAALVILAIAAKTASAQVGEYLPRPAVIVGLGMVASVDPANAHLVVTPDLELVARGALAAAVGVAFALSVALASPWLHDTVHIDRFRFGSAVALGVLGLSVLGLVPSDAPLALAVLAVTTLLAFDPGRSRDEPDEDRSDDDTAADSADPAADESDVGPDRAPWL